The Janthinobacterium tructae genome contains the following window.
CACCAGCGGTTCTGCCTTGGCCAGCTGCACCGGTAAACCCTTCAGATGGTTCAGTGCCTGGTGCAATTGAAAATCGTCCTTGCTGCCAAATTCCAGCGGCTTGCGGGTCTTTTCCAGGGCGATGATGCGCAATTGCTCTTCCATCTCGTCGTTGACGGGGGCGGCCTTGGCGCCGTTGTTGGCACTACCTTGGTCGCGGTCGTTGCTCAGATGCTTGGTCAGATCCGCTTCGCGGATGCGCAAGCCGTTGAGGCCGTCGCCATCCGCATTTTCATCGACCAGCAGGTCGGGCACGATGCCCTTGGCCTGGATCGAGCGGCCGTTCGGCGTGTAGTAGCGGGCCGTTGTCAGCTTGACGGCCGTGTCGGCCGTCAGCTGGCGGATGGTTTGCACGGAACCCTTGCCGAAGGTTGGCGTGCCGATGATGGTGGCGCGCTTGTAATCCTGCAGGGCACCGGCGACGATTTCCGAGGCCGAGGCCGAGCCCGTGTTGACCAGCACCACCAGCGGCACTTTTTTGATAGCGGCCGGCAATTTCGCCAGCGCATCGCCTTCCGCACGGAAGGTATAGTATTCGGCGCGACCATAGAACACCTGTTTCGAGTCCGGCAGCTGGCCGTTGGTCGAGACGATGGCCGCGTCCTTCGGCAGGAAGGCGGCCGAGACGCCGATGGCGCCCTGCAGCACGCCGCCCGGATCGTTGCGCAGGTCCAGCACCATGCCCTTGATGTGCGGGTTTTGCTGATACAGGGCCGTGATCTGCGCAGCCATGTCGTCGACGGTCGGTTCCTGGAATTGCGATACGCGCAGCCAGGCGTAGCCCGGCTCGACCATCTTCGCCTTGACGCTCTTTTGATGGATTTCTTCGCGCGTGATGGTGAAGGCCAGCGGCTGCGGTTCATCCTTGCGGGCAATGGTCAGCGATACCTTGGTGCCTGGTTCGCCGCGCATGCGCTTGACGCTGTCGTCCAGGCTGACGCCTTTCACGGGCTGGCCATCGAGGCGGGTAATCAAATCGCCGGCCTTGATGCCGGCGCGATAGGCGGGTGAATCCTCGATGGGCGAGACGATCTTGATGTAGCCGTCTTCGCTCAGGCCAATTTCTATGCCCAGGCCGACGAACTTGCCTTCGGAACCTTCGCGCAGCTCGGCGTAGGCTTTCTTGTCGAGGTAGGCGGAATGGGGGTCGAGCGAGGCGACCATGCCGGAAATGGCGTCTTCCAGCAGTTTCTTGTCTTCCACCGGCTCGACGTAATCGGACTTGATCAGGCCAAACACATCGGCCAGCTGGCGCAGCTCTTCCAGCGGCAGGGGCGGCTCGACGGTCTTTTGCGCCATGGCCGAAAATTGCAGCGACACGGCGACGCCGGCCACCACGCCCAGGCCAATCAAGCCGGTATTTTTGAGTTTGCCCATCATTGCACCTTTGCAGCTAGCGTGTCTTGCACAAGCGCCAGTCCCCGTGGAGCGGCGCTTTCCTGAAAGTATAGACCTGAATCTCTGCCGGCGTGGGCCGGCCGTGGAAAAAGCGTGCCTGGGCCCAGTCTACGCGCGAAAGCGGGGCTGTCAGCTTGCCATATGTTGCGGTTTTGTATGCGATGTATAGTTACTCTTGAGGGGAGTAAGCATTTGTAAGAGTCGAAAAAAAGCGTGTGCGGCGGCCCTATAGTGGACTCGCATTCTCGACCCGAAGTGGTTTTGCCTGCGTCTGCGGACGCAGGCTTTTTTTTATCCGCGGGCTCAGGCTCATTTAGACTGGAGCTTCTTCCTTCCCAGCAGATAAAAAAAATGTTAACTGATTTACAGGCACGTATCTCGCTCAAAGCGCTGATTGAGAAGTATCTGAGGGGGCGCGATCCGGATGCCGGCCTGCTGATCGACATCGTTCAAGATCCGTCACGGCAAGTGCCGATTAGAGGTGTGCTCGACGATATCAGGCAGTTCAACAACACGCAGTTCACGCAACAGGAGCTGGCGCTGATCGACGAGCTGCTGTATCTGTATGGATAAACGGTTCATACGCTGTTCCAGCCCACGCCATGCTCGCCGGACTGGACAATGAAAGCCCCCTAGCCTAGCCGAACTGAGCGGCGATTCCCGGACAGTCGGGGGGCAAGGATGGCCAAATGGCATGCTCGCGTGCTACATTCCTGCAGCGCCTGGCGCGGCGGGCTATCCGCCCGCAGCTATCTGCCCGGTCTTTTTTGACATGCCCCATAAGGACAATCCGTGAATCGCTATCTCTTGAGCAGTCTGACCCTGACCCTGCTGGCTGCGTTTGCCCATGCCGCCGAACCCGTATCCGCCGCATCCTCCGTGGCCGCACCGACCGTGGCACCCAGTGTCCCACCTTCCGCACCTGCCGCCGCTGGTGTCGTCTCCGGC
Protein-coding sequences here:
- a CDS encoding S41 family peptidase; this encodes MMGKLKNTGLIGLGVVAGVAVSLQFSAMAQKTVEPPLPLEELRQLADVFGLIKSDYVEPVEDKKLLEDAISGMVASLDPHSAYLDKKAYAELREGSEGKFVGLGIEIGLSEDGYIKIVSPIEDSPAYRAGIKAGDLITRLDGQPVKGVSLDDSVKRMRGEPGTKVSLTIARKDEPQPLAFTITREEIHQKSVKAKMVEPGYAWLRVSQFQEPTVDDMAAQITALYQQNPHIKGMVLDLRNDPGGVLQGAIGVSAAFLPKDAAIVSTNGQLPDSKQVFYGRAEYYTFRAEGDALAKLPAAIKKVPLVVLVNTGSASASEIVAGALQDYKRATIIGTPTFGKGSVQTIRQLTADTAVKLTTARYYTPNGRSIQAKGIVPDLLVDENADGDGLNGLRIREADLTKHLSNDRDQGSANNGAKAAPVNDEMEEQLRIIALEKTRKPLEFGSKDDFQLHQALNHLKGLPVQLAKAEPLVVQADVKKEQKK